The genomic region CCAGGCATGAATCAGCGCTGGTTCAGTGACCAATCAGCGCCATAAGCGGCAAGGGCAAGGTCCAGAGCCCAAATAAAATGAGCAGGGCGCCAGTGAACTTCCGGAACGTTCGATTACTTTTTAACCCGCTGATCCAGTTTGCGGCATAACCGGCTGCGAGCATAGAGGGTAGGGTGCCTAGCCCGAAAAACACCATGGTGAGTGCGGCCGAACCCACTGTCGGCTGCAAAGCCGCCCAGCCTAACGTGCTATACACCAATCCACATGGCAGCCAGCCCCAGAGTGCGCCGAGCGCGAGAGCTTGGCCAGCGTGATTAATCGGCAGCAGTCGGCCCGCAAGGGGCGACAGGCGCCTCCAAAGGGGCGCACCAATGCGCTCCACATAACGGATGCCCTGCCACCATTGCCCCATGGATAATCCCATGAAAATCAGCAACAAACCCGCGATAGAGCGTAGCACCAGGCCAAGCTGCGCCCATTGATCTGCGGCCGTCGTGCTTAGGAGTGCAATCAGTGCAGCGATCAGTGCGTAGCTTGCGATTCGCCCGAAGTTGTAGGCTAGCAGTAGCATTGACTGCCGTGTACGAAACCCCTTGCCAACGGGCAGCGCCATGGAGAGAGAGGCGCTGATTCCGCCGCACATGGCAATGCAGTGAGTGCTGCCAAGCAAACCTATGAGAAATGCGCTTGGGTAGCTCAGATACAGTTCCGGAGTCATGACCGGCCCGGTGTGTCTTCTGAATCGTCCTGTTTATTAGCTTGGGTATCCGCTGGTTCTGATGTGACTATGCGGGCTTCTTCAGGAATGAGGTCGTTGTCATCATCGTACAGAATCCGGTGTGCCGGACCTTCCAGATCGTCGTACTGGCCATTTTTAACCGCCCACGAAAACAACAAGATACCCATGGTTACCAGAACCAACATGATAGGTACCAGGAGCATTACGATTTCCATGGAATAAACCTCATAGTGAAAGCCAGATGTTTACGGTATCAGGACGCAACGGGTGCGCCAAATTTCGGTACGTGGCCACGGTTTTTCGGGCGGGTTTGCTTGCCGAGGCGCAACGCGTTCAGCACCACAATTAACGAACTAATCGACATGCCGATGGCTGCAAGCCAAGGGGGAACCAGGCCGGCGGCGGCGAGAGGAAGGGCGCAGACATTATAAACAAGTGCCCAGGTCATATTCTGGCGAATGACTCTTTTTGTGCAGCGGCTGGTATCGATCGCCTCTACCAATTGCATGAGCTGGCCATTAAGCAATACTGCGTCTGCCTTTAGCTGGGTAAGATCTGCCGCAGTGCCCATGGCAACTGAGATGCCAGCTCCAGCCATGGAGGGGAGGTCGTTAAGGCCATCCCCCACCATCATTACCTGGTGACCTTCCGATTTCAGTCTCTTCAGAACATCTAGCTTTTGTTCCGGTGAGGCCTGGCCGATCGCTTCATCAATACCGAGCATGTCGGCAATCTGACGCACATGGCCAGATCGGTCGCCACTCAAAAGGAGTGTGCGGATGCCGGCATCCTGCAAGGCTTTGACTGCCTGTGCGGCGTCGTCTCTAGGTTGGTCATCGAGCCGGAAGCTGGCCAGCCATTCGTTTTCTGAAGCTAGCCAGATCTCCATACCCGAGTGTGATTCAGACTCTGGCACCGGTGCGTGTGTATGTTGCGCAACGAAGTCTCTGTGGCCTATGAAAAAAGACTGATCAGCGAAACTTCCCGAAAGCCCACCGCCCAAATGGTTGCTTACATGATCAATAGCGGCCGCTGGCCAATCATGGAAGACCCGGGCAATCGGGTGTTCCGAATGCTGTTCTAGGCCTGCGGCTAGTCTTAGGTAGGTGTCTTTATCTTCACTGCCGACAATGCGAGTATCAATTAGGCTTAGTTCGCCGCGGGTCAGCGTACCTGTTTTATCGAAAACCACCGTATCTATGGCATTCATCGACTCTAGGGCGTGACCCCGGGTTGGCAAGAAACCCAAGCGCCGGAGCTTGACCGTGGCGGAGGTGATTGCGGTGGGCGTGGCCAGAGACAGTGCACAAGGGCAGGTCACCACAAGCACCGAAAGCGTAATATCAAACGCGTTATCTGCCCCTGCCAACCACCATCCGATCCAGACGATGGGGGCAAGTATGAGCACCCGCCCAACAAACTTGCCCGCAATACGGTCTGCCATGCGGGCCACGGGCGGTTTTTCTGATTGAACGCGATCCAGTATCCGCAGAATGCCCGAAAGGCGTGTCTGAGCGCCGGACTTCTCCACCTGAACGTCTAGCGGATTTTCTCCATTGATGCTTCCGGCATGAACGATATCCCCGGGTACCCGGGTTTCCGGTAGATACTCACCGGTAAGTGCGGCTTCGTTAAGGGTCGATTGGCCACGGAGGATAATACCGTCAACGGGCAAGGTTTCCCCCGGCCGGATTCTAACCACGTCACCCAGCTTCACCTGATGAGCCGGTATAACCTCCGTGTGTTCCTCGGTTACCCGTGTAGCCACCGTAGGGTGGAAGCCGGCCAACGCATTTCCGGTGAGGCCTGCGCGGTACCTGGCTTGAACTTCTATGTAGCGCCCCAGCAGCAGGAAAAAGGTAAACATACACACGGATTCAAAATACACTTCTTCACCGCCCATAACAGTTACCCAAGCACTGGCCAGATAGGCAAGGCCAATCGCAATGGCAACCGGTACGTCCATGGTGAGGTGGCGGGTTTTGATATCACGCAGAGCGTTACGGAAAAACGGCCCTGCGCTATATAGCACTACCGGCGTGGCTACCAGCAGGCTGAACCAACGGAAAAACGCCACAAACTCGGGGGTGAGACCACTGATCAGTTCGAGGTAAAGGGGAAAAGCCAACATCATGCTCTGGAAGGTGCCGATACCCGCAACGGCCAAGCGAATCAACATGGATCGGTTTTCGGATTTTAGCTGATCTTCTACAGCATCGGATTGATAAGGGCGGGCGGTGTAGCCTATCTCATGAACAGCAATCAGCAGGCTGCTAAGGCTGGCTTTATCCTGCGCCCAGACGAGCCTTGCCCGTTGGGTGGTGTGATTCACTGAGAAGGAGAGTACGCCCGGTTGCTTCTTCAAGTGGTTTTCGAGCAACCAGATGCAAGCTGCGCAGGTAATGCCGCCAATCAGAAGCTGAGCTTCCTGGCCGCCTTTAACGGGAGAAACAAAGGCTTGCTGAACCAGAGGATGATCCAATTCCCGGAGCCGATCGAGTTCGGCGCCGGTTAGTTTTCGGGGTGTGATAGCCGCTTCGGTACGCAGTTGATAAAAACCCGCAAGGCCTTCTGTGTGTATGATGTTGCACACAGCCTTGCAGCCTTCGCAGCAGAAAAACCGGGCTTGCCCGTCGATCTGAAATGTAATTGGCGGCTCCCCGGTAGCCGGTTCGCCGCAATGGAAGCAATCCTGGGGTTTCACCCTTGCGCGGAGCCTTTTGAGCGCATGTGAAGCTTACTATCTGTAGGTAACTGAGCCTCTCCCTTGAGCCTCCAGAGGTTATCTGGTCCGCGGAGCTCGTAATACCAGCGCCCATCTATGTCGTCCAGCATGGTTCCAGTGTAATGGCCGTTGCCATCGCTCCGGAACTGAATGGTACGGTCGTTCTGGGCCAACGTTGGGTGGAACAGATTGAGTACTAGGTAAGGGAAATCCGCGGGGCCTTGCTCAGTGCTAACCGTCAGCAGGATGGCTCGGTTTTCAAACGCCAAATCAGCGTTCACGCCCAACTCCGTGGCCTTCAAGTCACGGGCTATCTCTTGGTTGATTGCCCGGCCTTCCTTCGAATAATCATCCGAAACCATCGTGTCATCCATGTTCGCGGCAACAACGAGCATAAACGTACTAAAAATAATCGCGGCCAGTGGGGCTATGGTCAGAAACCAGAACCAAGGCTGGCGATACCAGGGTGCTACGGGAACTTCTTCATTCATAATACGCAGTCTCATCTGTGTGCAGGTTGCCAACGGTGGTCCCAAAAAGGATCACTGCGTGGGGCCGACAAATCGGCTTTCGGTCTCCAGCTTCAGTGAAGCGTCCGTTTCAGACTGTGCATGGAAGATGATTTCATTGTTTGATTGCGGAATGGACTCAGGTGGTACATCTACGACGGTAGGCAGTGCTCGGTTCTCACCGCTGTCTACCGTTATCTGAGTCTGGGTCAGAATACGAATGCCTTCCATGCCTTTAACAGCTAATGTAAAAGTCTGTGGCACCTCTGTCATATTAACGAGCTTCAAGGTATACGAGTTTTCGATTCGTCCCTCACCGTTGAAGCTGTACAGCGTACCCCGATCTCGAAGAACATCCAGTTGGGCGGGTACACGGGTCGCCACCACAAAAATGATAGCGGATACCATGGCTGTTAACACTGCGCCGTACCCAAACGTGCGTGGTCGCAATAACTTCGACGGCTTGCCTTCCAGTTCGTTCTCGGTGGTGTAACGGATCAGTCCGCGAGGGTAGTCCATTTTGTCCATGATCTCATCACAGGCATCAATACAAAGTGCGCAACCAATGCACTCGTACTGCAGGCCATCGCGAATATCGATGCCGGTAGGGCATACCTGAACGCATTGACCGCAGTCTATGCAGTCGCCCAAACCCACTTCCTCAGGCTTTACATCCTTCTTGCGACCACCGCGCGGCTCGCCACGGTTAGGGTCATAGGAGACGATGCGGGTATTAGGATCAAACATCACAGACTGGAAACGCGCATACGGGCACATATACAGGCATACCTGCTCACGCATCCAACCCGCGTTAAGATAGGTTGCTACGGTAAAAAACGCAACCCAGAAATACGCCCAGCCGTTAGCTTGGAAGGTGAAAATGTCGGTAACCAGTTCCCGAATAGGATAGAAGTATCCAATAAACGTTAACCCGGTCAGCAGCGAAATAATAAGCCAGATTATATGTTTTGCTGATTTCTTTAGCATTTTTTCGGTGGAATTCGGTGCTTTGTCCAGTTTCATCCGCTTGTTGCGGTTACCTTCAATGCGCTCTTCCACCCACATAAAGATGAACGTCCATACGGTTTGAGGGCAGGTATAGCCACACCACACTCGACCAAACAGGGTGGTAATGAAGAACAGACCAAAGGCACAGATAATCAACATGCCCGAGAGCAGGAAGAAGTCTTTGGGGTAGAAGGTAGCTCCGTAGAGGTTAAACTCCCGGGCCGGCAGATCAAAATGGATTAACGGAGCGCCGTCTAGTGTCAGCCAGACAAACAGAAAGTACATGCCCATAAGAAGCAAAAGGCTGACTGTACGGATACGCTGGAACAGACCGGTTACTTCTTTGGCGTAAATTTTCTTCCGGCTAGCGTAAAGCTCAATCGTTTCCGTTTTATTTTCGCCCGAAGGTTCCTTGGAGGGGTCGACCTGTGTGACAGGAATTTGGTTACTCATGGATACCTCCAGGTGTAGCAATAAAGCGCGAGAGGGGCCTTGCGGCTTGAGCAGACCATGCCGGGCCAAGCGGCCCGGCTGGAATGTCAGTTGGAGAGGCTGTAAACGTACGCGCCTAGAATCTGGATCTGATCCTCTGAAAGCCGGCCGCCCTGGGCTGGCATCTCGTTCTGGCGACCGTGAACAACAGTCTCCTTGATCCATTTATAGGTAGAGCCATAGAGCCAAACGTTATCGGTCAGGTTCGGTGAGCCCATCGCTTGCATGCCCTTACCGTCTGCGCCGTGGCAAGCTACGCAAGCCTGAGCAAACACAGCTTCACCGGCTTCGGCCGCGTCTGCGTCTTTCTCACGACCGCTGAAGCTCAGCACATAGTTTACCACTTGGTCGACCTGTACGTTGGTCATGCTAGGCATAACGCCTTTGGCAGGCATGTTGCCTATGCGACCATTGTGCAGAGTTTCCAAGATAGCGTCCGGTGTACCGCCCCACAGCCAATCATCGTCGGTCAGGTTGGGAAAGCCAACCTGACCGCGTGCGGCAGAGCCATGGCACACGGAGCAGTTGTTGGCAAACAGGCGCTGACCAATCTTCAGTGCGTCTTCGTTCTTTGCCAGTTCGGGTACCGGAGTCCCGCCGTACAGGGCATAGATTTCGCCGTACTTTTCATCAGCAGCTGCAACTTCTGCTTCCCACTGATTGGTGGATGTCCAGTTCAGCAGGCCTTTGTAGTTGCCCAGACCAGGGTACAGAGCCAGGTAGCCAAGGGCGAAAATGCAGGTTGCTGCGTACAGGTAAAACCACCACTTGGGCAGCGGGTTATCATACTCTTCGATGCCATCGAAGGAGTGGCCCGTGGTGCGTTCGGTTTCTGCATCGGTTGTCTGACTCTTACGAGTGGCGAACAATAGCCACCAGCAACCGAAGACCGTACCGAGCATGATCACACTGATCCAGATGCTCCAGAACGTAGTCATTGTTTTTTCTCCGTTTTTTCCTGTTCAAGAGTACGCTTATCAACCTCGTCATCATCGAACGGCAGGTGGGCTGCTTCGTCGTTCGCCTGTTTTCGGTGGGCGCTAAACGCCCACCAGATGATGCCGATGAATACCACTATCAAGATAAGAGTCTGGACGCCGCGTAAGTCGTTAATATCCATCAAATCACCGTTTGTCTGAAAGCACGGTGCCCAGCTGCTGCAGATATGCGAGCAGGGCTTCGATTTCAAACTTGCCTTCCAGTTCACCCGCTGCACCAGCGATCTGCTCGTCCGTGTAAGGCACGCCCAGCGTCTGCATGGCGGACAGCTTGGCTGCAGTGCCTTTATGATTTACCACGTCTTCGAACAGCCAAGGGAAAGCAGGCATGTTGGATTCAGGAACCACGCTGCGCGGGTTGAACAGGTGCTGGCGTTGCCAGGCATCTGAGTAACGACCACCGACACGGGCGAGGTCTGGACCCGTGCGCTTGGAGCCCCAAAGGAAGGGGCGATCGTAGACAAACTCGCCCGCAACGGAATAGTGGCCGTAGCGCTCGGTTTCTGCGCGGAACGGACGGATCTGTTGGGTGTGGCAGACGTGACAGCCTTCACGGATGTAGATGTCACGGCCTTCCAGTTCCAGTGCTGGCAGAGGCTCAAGGCCCTCGATGGGTTCGTTGACGCTCTTCAGGAAGAACAGCGGTACCACTTCCGCAAGAAAGCCACCACTTATGGTCAGGATGATAAGAACCATCATCAGGCCAATATTTTTTTCGACAATATCGTGTCTCATTTGCTCTCTCTCCGTTACGCCGCTTGAACTGCCGCATTGTTCTGGGCAACCGCTTCTTTCTGACGCACGGTCATGTATACGTTGTAGGCCATGATCAGCATACCGGTCAGGAAGATGACGCCGCCGAGGAAGCGCACAAAGTAGCCTGGGTAGGATGCTTCAAGAGATTCTACAAAGCTGTAGGTGAGGGTGCCGTCGTCGTTGACTGCACGCCACATCAAGCCCTGCATGATGCCGTTTACCCACATAGCTACGATATAAAGCACGGTGCCGATTGTTGCCAGCCAGAAGTGCACGTTGATCAGGCTTACGCTGTACATTTCTTTCAAGCCCCAGAGTTTCGGAACCATGTGATAAATAGCGCCGAAGCTGATCATTGCAACCCAGCCGAGTGCACCTGAGTGTACGTGGCCGATCGTCCAGTCCGTGTTGTGGGACAGTGCGTTTACAGTCTTGATCGACATCATTGGGCCTTCAAAAGTGGACATGCCGTAAAACGACAAGGAAACCACCAAGAAGCGCAGGATGGGGTCAGTACGCAGTTTGTGCCAAGCACCTGACAGGGTCATCATGCCGTTGATCATGCCGCCCCAAGACGGTGCAAGCAGAATCAGGGACATAACCATGCTGGCAGTCTGGGCCCAGTCGGGCAGCGCCGAATAGTGCAGGTGGTGCCCACCGGCCCATACGTAGGTCGCAATCAGTGCCCAGAAGTGAACGATCGACAGACGATAGGAGTAAATCGGACGTTCGGCCTGCTTGGGAACAAAGTAGTACATCATGCCCAGGAAGCCTGCGGTGAGGAAGAAGCCTACCGCGTTATGGCCATACCACCATTGCATCATGGCGTCGGTTACACCGGCATAGGCCGAGTACGACTTAAAGGCACTGACCGGCAACGCCAGGTTGTTGAAAATATGCAGCACACCGATGGTGAGGATAAACCCGCCATAGAACCAGTTGGCAACATATATATGTGGCGTGCTTCGCTTGGTAATAGTGCCGAAGAACACAAAACCGTAAGTAACCCAGACCACTGCGATCAGGATATCGATGGGCCACTCTAGCTCCGCATATTCTTTGGTGCTGGTGAGGCCCATTGGCAGTGTAATGGCTGCTGCAACAATGACAGCGGTCCAGCCCCAGAAGGTGAAGGACGCCAACTTGTCCGAAATCAGGCGTGTTTGGCAAGTGCGCTGAACCACGTAATACGACGTGCCAAGCAGGGCGCTACCACCAAAACCGAAAATGACGGCGTTGGTATGCAGAGGTCTTAGGCGACCAAAGTGGGTGAAGGGGAGGTCGAAGTTGAGAGAGGGCCAGACCAGTTGTGCTGCAATCAACACGCCCAGTGCCATACCAACAACACCCCATACCACTGTCATGATGGCGAACTGCCTCACCACCTTATAGTTGTATGTCAGGTTCGGATTTTGTGTGCTCATAGCCTTACCAATGGGTTCAATGTGGGGAATTATGCGGGCGCAAGTATGGGGAAAGCATTAGCTGTTTGCAATGACGTGGATCAACTCCTGACATCCATCAACTGTGCCCGAATCAGCAGCATAGCGCTCTTCCGACACGCTTTGCAGCAGATGCCCTATGATAGCCCGTAGTTGATCAAGTTGAGCTTGGCAAACTTGATTAAGAACAAAAAATGCAACATTGATTCAAAAATAACTACTTTAACCCTCAGCGGTAG from Marinobacter sp. LV10R510-11A harbors:
- a CDS encoding sulfite exporter TauE/SafE family protein, which produces MTPELYLSYPSAFLIGLLGSTHCIAMCGGISASLSMALPVGKGFRTRQSMLLLAYNFGRIASYALIAALIALLSTTAADQWAQLGLVLRSIAGLLLIFMGLSMGQWWQGIRYVERIGAPLWRRLSPLAGRLLPINHAGQALALGALWGWLPCGLVYSTLGWAALQPTVGSAALTMVFFGLGTLPSMLAAGYAANWISGLKSNRTFRKFTGALLILFGLWTLPLPLMALIGH
- the ccoS gene encoding cbb3-type cytochrome oxidase assembly protein CcoS, translating into MLLVPIMLVLVTMGILLFSWAVKNGQYDDLEGPAHRILYDDDNDLIPEEARIVTSEPADTQANKQDDSEDTPGRS
- a CDS encoding heavy metal translocating P-type ATPase translates to MKPQDCFHCGEPATGEPPITFQIDGQARFFCCEGCKAVCNIIHTEGLAGFYQLRTEAAITPRKLTGAELDRLRELDHPLVQQAFVSPVKGGQEAQLLIGGITCAACIWLLENHLKKQPGVLSFSVNHTTQRARLVWAQDKASLSSLLIAVHEIGYTARPYQSDAVEDQLKSENRSMLIRLAVAGIGTFQSMMLAFPLYLELISGLTPEFVAFFRWFSLLVATPVVLYSAGPFFRNALRDIKTRHLTMDVPVAIAIGLAYLASAWVTVMGGEEVYFESVCMFTFFLLLGRYIEVQARYRAGLTGNALAGFHPTVATRVTEEHTEVIPAHQVKLGDVVRIRPGETLPVDGIILRGQSTLNEAALTGEYLPETRVPGDIVHAGSINGENPLDVQVEKSGAQTRLSGILRILDRVQSEKPPVARMADRIAGKFVGRVLILAPIVWIGWWLAGADNAFDITLSVLVVTCPCALSLATPTAITSATVKLRRLGFLPTRGHALESMNAIDTVVFDKTGTLTRGELSLIDTRIVGSEDKDTYLRLAAGLEQHSEHPIARVFHDWPAAAIDHVSNHLGGGLSGSFADQSFFIGHRDFVAQHTHAPVPESESHSGMEIWLASENEWLASFRLDDQPRDDAAQAVKALQDAGIRTLLLSGDRSGHVRQIADMLGIDEAIGQASPEQKLDVLKRLKSEGHQVMMVGDGLNDLPSMAGAGISVAMGTAADLTQLKADAVLLNGQLMQLVEAIDTSRCTKRVIRQNMTWALVYNVCALPLAAAGLVPPWLAAIGMSISSLIVVLNALRLGKQTRPKNRGHVPKFGAPVAS
- a CDS encoding FixH family protein translates to MNEEVPVAPWYRQPWFWFLTIAPLAAIIFSTFMLVVAANMDDTMVSDDYSKEGRAINQEIARDLKATELGVNADLAFENRAILLTVSTEQGPADFPYLVLNLFHPTLAQNDRTIQFRSDGNGHYTGTMLDDIDGRWYYELRGPDNLWRLKGEAQLPTDSKLHMRSKGSAQG
- the ccoG gene encoding cytochrome c oxidase accessory protein CcoG — translated: MSNQIPVTQVDPSKEPSGENKTETIELYASRKKIYAKEVTGLFQRIRTVSLLLLMGMYFLFVWLTLDGAPLIHFDLPAREFNLYGATFYPKDFFLLSGMLIICAFGLFFITTLFGRVWCGYTCPQTVWTFIFMWVEERIEGNRNKRMKLDKAPNSTEKMLKKSAKHIIWLIISLLTGLTFIGYFYPIRELVTDIFTFQANGWAYFWVAFFTVATYLNAGWMREQVCLYMCPYARFQSVMFDPNTRIVSYDPNRGEPRGGRKKDVKPEEVGLGDCIDCGQCVQVCPTGIDIRDGLQYECIGCALCIDACDEIMDKMDYPRGLIRYTTENELEGKPSKLLRPRTFGYGAVLTAMVSAIIFVVATRVPAQLDVLRDRGTLYSFNGEGRIENSYTLKLVNMTEVPQTFTLAVKGMEGIRILTQTQITVDSGENRALPTVVDVPPESIPQSNNEIIFHAQSETDASLKLETESRFVGPTQ
- the ccoP gene encoding cytochrome-c oxidase, cbb3-type subunit III, which translates into the protein MTTFWSIWISVIMLGTVFGCWWLLFATRKSQTTDAETERTTGHSFDGIEEYDNPLPKWWFYLYAATCIFALGYLALYPGLGNYKGLLNWTSTNQWEAEVAAADEKYGEIYALYGGTPVPELAKNEDALKIGQRLFANNCSVCHGSAARGQVGFPNLTDDDWLWGGTPDAILETLHNGRIGNMPAKGVMPSMTNVQVDQVVNYVLSFSGREKDADAAEAGEAVFAQACVACHGADGKGMQAMGSPNLTDNVWLYGSTYKWIKETVVHGRQNEMPAQGGRLSEDQIQILGAYVYSLSN
- a CDS encoding cbb3-type cytochrome oxidase subunit 3, which produces MDINDLRGVQTLILIVVFIGIIWWAFSAHRKQANDEAAHLPFDDDEVDKRTLEQEKTEKKQ
- the ccoO gene encoding cytochrome-c oxidase, cbb3-type subunit II, with the protein product MRHDIVEKNIGLMMVLIILTISGGFLAEVVPLFFLKSVNEPIEGLEPLPALELEGRDIYIREGCHVCHTQQIRPFRAETERYGHYSVAGEFVYDRPFLWGSKRTGPDLARVGGRYSDAWQRQHLFNPRSVVPESNMPAFPWLFEDVVNHKGTAAKLSAMQTLGVPYTDEQIAGAAGELEGKFEIEALLAYLQQLGTVLSDKR
- the ccoN gene encoding cytochrome-c oxidase, cbb3-type subunit I, coding for MSTQNPNLTYNYKVVRQFAIMTVVWGVVGMALGVLIAAQLVWPSLNFDLPFTHFGRLRPLHTNAVIFGFGGSALLGTSYYVVQRTCQTRLISDKLASFTFWGWTAVIVAAAITLPMGLTSTKEYAELEWPIDILIAVVWVTYGFVFFGTITKRSTPHIYVANWFYGGFILTIGVLHIFNNLALPVSAFKSYSAYAGVTDAMMQWWYGHNAVGFFLTAGFLGMMYYFVPKQAERPIYSYRLSIVHFWALIATYVWAGGHHLHYSALPDWAQTASMVMSLILLAPSWGGMINGMMTLSGAWHKLRTDPILRFLVVSLSFYGMSTFEGPMMSIKTVNALSHNTDWTIGHVHSGALGWVAMISFGAIYHMVPKLWGLKEMYSVSLINVHFWLATIGTVLYIVAMWVNGIMQGLMWRAVNDDGTLTYSFVESLEASYPGYFVRFLGGVIFLTGMLIMAYNVYMTVRQKEAVAQNNAAVQAA